One genomic segment of Borrelia coriaceae includes these proteins:
- a CDS encoding polyprenyl synthetase family protein, translating into MQNKSFLDKIEKNINNIFSKDHFLNLFKDKELKLKLNIQENVIKTIKAPAIEIINRGGKRIRPMLMILLAHALGYNNKNTENLYNLSMLLELPHSGSLIIDDIEDGAIKRRGKTAIHLTYGLDNSINTANLIYFLPAKLIQTSNLKSSQKILIYENFFTTLSNLHLGQGIDIALHNGTYIPNINEYISLVELKTSCLFGMIGFLAGILTNNVNKAKNLYNTFLNLGTCFQIMDDIKNIKDGINGKEFGDDLIEGKKSLPIIYFLKEKLFDKKIIQELDKIKNKPIDESKEAILKFSHMINSSSAIKDSSTLATSYLNKFIEELDSYALINEYKDMIMNIIKTIKEENS; encoded by the coding sequence ATGCAAAATAAATCATTTTTAGATAAGATCGAAAAAAACATTAACAATATATTCTCAAAGGATCATTTTCTCAATCTATTTAAAGACAAGGAGTTAAAATTAAAACTTAATATACAAGAAAACGTAATCAAAACAATTAAAGCTCCAGCGATTGAAATAATAAATAGAGGAGGAAAAAGAATAAGACCAATGTTAATGATTTTATTAGCACATGCATTAGGATATAACAATAAAAATACTGAAAATTTATATAATCTAAGCATGCTACTTGAATTACCTCATTCTGGAAGTCTAATTATTGATGATATAGAAGATGGAGCTATTAAAAGACGAGGCAAAACTGCCATTCACCTAACTTACGGCCTAGATAATAGCATTAATACAGCAAATTTAATTTACTTTCTACCTGCAAAATTAATACAAACCTCAAACCTAAAATCAAGTCAAAAAATATTAATATATGAAAATTTTTTTACAACTCTCTCAAATCTTCATCTAGGGCAAGGAATTGATATCGCATTGCACAATGGAACATACATTCCAAACATTAACGAATACATATCTTTAGTTGAACTTAAAACAAGTTGCCTTTTCGGAATGATTGGATTTCTAGCTGGAATACTGACAAACAATGTAAATAAAGCAAAAAACCTTTATAACACATTTCTAAACCTTGGAACATGTTTTCAAATAATGGATGATATCAAAAACATTAAAGACGGAATTAATGGCAAAGAGTTTGGAGATGATTTAATTGAAGGGAAAAAAAGTCTACCCATAATATACTTCTTAAAAGAAAAATTATTTGATAAAAAAATCATTCAAGAATTAGACAAAATTAAAAATAAACCTATAGATGAATCAAAAGAAGCAATATTAAAATTTAGCCATATGATTAACTCATCAAGTGCCATCAAAGATTCTTCAACTCTTGCAACATCATACCTTAACAAATTTATAGAAGAATTAGATTCATACGCATTGATCAACGAGTATAAAGATATGATAATGAACATTATCAAGACAATAAAAGAGGAAAATTCATGA
- a CDS encoding tetratricopeptide repeat protein produces MKRYAIMLFWLNITTPIYATISTKDININQIDKLYTKSMLLKELKKYDESKTLLMQIINQDPKQVDAYLLIAELEYLMNNWLQAIEQAKTYLQIIDLKDTKNYLDISWAYFLIGESKNSMDYIMQFIQNNKELLNTNIYILIDTIVKKGLYHFIQDEDLIFNIIMNTIFQIETYDDIIFTIFLNNLAIIKQAPFYEFNKIKIKDLELQIRALKNIKNSINNIAKTT; encoded by the coding sequence ATGAAAAGATATGCAATAATGCTATTTTGGCTAAATATCACTACTCCTATTTATGCAACAATTTCTACAAAAGATATCAATATAAATCAAATAGACAAACTTTATACAAAATCAATGCTATTAAAAGAGTTAAAAAAATATGATGAATCCAAAACATTATTAATGCAAATTATAAATCAAGATCCAAAACAAGTTGATGCATATTTACTAATCGCAGAATTAGAATACTTGATGAACAACTGGTTACAAGCAATAGAACAAGCAAAAACTTATCTACAGATAATTGATCTTAAAGATACAAAAAATTATCTTGACATCTCATGGGCATATTTTTTAATTGGAGAGTCAAAAAACTCAATGGACTATATAATGCAATTTATTCAAAATAATAAAGAACTACTAAATACCAACATATACATATTAATTGACACTATTGTAAAAAAAGGATTATATCATTTTATACAAGATGAAGATTTAATATTCAATATAATAATGAATACTATTTTCCAAATAGAAACATATGATGACATCATATTTACAATTTTTCTAAATAATTTAGCCATAATAAAACAAGCGCCCTTCTATGAATTTAACAAAATTAAAATTAAAGATTTAGAATTACAAATTAGAGCTTTAAAAAATATCAAAAATTCGATAAATAATATTGCTAAAACAACTTAG
- a CDS encoding membrane protein, translated as MFGIFLHSIVFAYLALGILYTERIGLLNISVEGISFLSVFLTSLFIYLGYGIVASVIITIFISLIFGFFLSFLVKNGYNIFITGIGINMFCYFLVRVLMKANFNFILGFSLNIANNLAIIFFVLFFFVFLTFSIYIMNYSKVRVVFEFIRLNDCENMLGEQTSNYFKSFAIFVSLISASISGSFLAINFDVYSYDLGLNNGWFAICILYIAFTNAWLILPSAFMMIFIEYKFFNFQDYVNSYFALSLPFYAAILINVFLSFFRKTKLF; from the coding sequence ATGTTTGGTATTTTTTTGCATTCCATAGTATTTGCGTATTTGGCTCTTGGAATTCTTTATACCGAAAGAATAGGACTTCTAAATATATCTGTTGAGGGCATTTCTTTTTTATCTGTTTTTCTGACATCGCTTTTTATTTATTTGGGGTATGGAATAGTTGCTTCAGTGATTATTACAATTTTTATTAGTCTGATCTTCGGATTTTTTTTATCTTTTCTTGTAAAAAATGGTTATAACATTTTTATAACGGGTATAGGGATTAACATGTTTTGTTATTTTTTAGTTAGGGTGTTGATGAAGGCTAATTTCAATTTTATTCTAGGATTTAGTTTAAATATTGCCAATAATCTTGCTATTATTTTTTTTGTTTTATTTTTTTTCGTTTTTTTGACTTTCAGTATTTATATAATGAATTATTCAAAAGTTAGGGTAGTTTTTGAATTTATTCGTTTGAATGATTGTGAGAATATGTTAGGTGAACAAACTAGTAATTATTTTAAATCTTTTGCTATTTTTGTGTCCTTAATTTCAGCAAGTATTTCAGGTTCATTTCTTGCTATAAATTTTGATGTTTATTCTTATGATTTGGGGTTAAATAATGGTTGGTTTGCTATTTGTATACTATATATTGCATTTACAAATGCTTGGCTTATTTTACCAAGTGCATTCATGATGATATTTATTGAATATAAGTTTTTTAATTTTCAGGATTATGTAAATTCTTATTTTGCCCTTTCATTGCCCTTTTATGCGGCTATATTAATTAATGTATTCCTTTCGTTTTTTAGGAAAACTAAGTTGTTTTAG
- a CDS encoding ABC transporter permease gives MRAFKKEYILLIFSLSILIIGYFFNGFFCFSYMKVMLWNFMLLLLVATGISTCARSNSLTLGDEGQVYFGAFLSYVLCEFFGLTYFNFVLILILSSFLVGIIGIIPFLLTFFCGVNGMLTGLLMSYGNQRLVDGFISKLLGSNGLLNQTRSIDKIFYLDAALPYLILFSILVWGCYVFMHKRTIVGLKLEILSDRKPLSKFFSINEFKYKFCTVFASAFLNGLVGSIFLIFFKNYLFLGLTFGLGWNGFVVAVVSGFNYVCVLCFSLFFAMLNEFNNYLKINYSFKFEFIGLYQAVSIFISLFLINSGKR, from the coding sequence ATGAGAGCATTTAAAAAAGAATATATTTTGTTAATATTTTCACTGAGTATTTTAATTATTGGTTATTTTTTTAATGGTTTTTTTTGTTTTTCTTATATGAAAGTAATGTTGTGGAATTTTATGTTGCTCTTATTAGTTGCAACAGGAATTTCAACTTGTGCTAGAAGTAATAGCTTGACTCTTGGTGATGAGGGTCAAGTTTATTTCGGGGCATTTTTATCATATGTATTGTGTGAATTTTTTGGGCTTACGTACTTTAATTTTGTATTAATACTTATTTTAAGTTCATTTTTAGTTGGTATTATAGGCATTATTCCTTTTTTGTTAACATTCTTTTGTGGTGTAAATGGAATGCTTACAGGTCTTTTAATGTCTTATGGAAATCAGAGATTAGTTGATGGATTTATATCAAAGCTTTTGGGCTCAAATGGACTTTTAAATCAGACAAGAAGTATTGATAAGATATTCTATCTTGATGCTGCTTTGCCATATTTGATTTTATTTAGTATTTTAGTTTGGGGATGTTATGTATTTATGCATAAGAGAACTATTGTAGGATTAAAACTTGAGATATTGAGTGATAGGAAACCTTTGAGCAAGTTTTTTAGTATTAATGAGTTTAAGTATAAGTTTTGTACAGTTTTTGCCAGTGCTTTTTTAAATGGACTTGTGGGTTCAATATTTTTAATTTTTTTTAAAAATTATTTGTTTTTAGGATTGACTTTTGGACTTGGTTGGAATGGGTTTGTTGTTGCTGTAGTGTCGGGATTTAATTATGTATGTGTATTGTGTTTTAGTTTATTTTTTGCGATGCTGAATGAATTTAATAATTATCTTAAAATCAATTATTCGTTTAAATTTGAGTTTATTGGTTTATATCAGGCTGTATCAATTTTTATTTCATTGTTTTTAATTAATTCAGGTAAAAGGTAA
- a CDS encoding ATP-binding cassette domain-containing protein → MVEFRNVVKSFPDIEEPILDSVNLRIEEAKVLTIVGRNGEGKSTLSKIISGFMHFDSGDVFVNNIRQKNWNVDVAKSNGIYIVSQVPKFSMNLKAWEYLSIYWFDSRFFMPMSKSKTYRYYKWLRQFYNIAFDLETKIQDLNIKEIYFLLIISSLKPNAKIIIFDESIAYFSQKEAREFIKLLQGLKKAGITSLFITHREIGDAIKFSDEFIILKDGKCFKTINKELILSKLEITAGNFITTSVRRGGPNEDFIKFSLFFEDFWKYDISFSLKKRGVLGIIAEEAVIKTWEKLFLGEISFVGCIKINGYRYEHINFYEIKAGFLPLGIGNLFADNMTILDNFLSKIMSFENEVLIKQSTINKLKRFLKNGMGYCDSKILKTFYSKPLEFSCGTLKKLALCREKYITKSFLICFSPLSNLDYRAYRETSNFIRNFSNEKPVLLITPNLDELFLLSDDVLAIKAGEIVLRESRECIDKTILKEMLFI, encoded by the coding sequence ATGGTAGAGTTTAGAAATGTAGTAAAATCTTTCCCAGATATTGAGGAACCTATTCTAGATAGTGTCAATTTAAGAATTGAAGAAGCTAAAGTTTTGACTATAGTTGGGAGGAATGGGGAAGGCAAGAGTACTTTATCAAAAATTATATCTGGGTTTATGCATTTTGATAGTGGTGATGTATTTGTAAACAATATTAGACAGAAAAATTGGAATGTGGATGTAGCAAAGAGTAATGGCATTTATATTGTCTCTCAGGTTCCAAAGTTTTCTATGAACTTGAAGGCTTGGGAATATCTTAGTATTTATTGGTTTGATTCTCGATTTTTTATGCCAATGAGTAAATCTAAGACCTATAGATACTATAAATGGCTTAGGCAATTTTATAATATTGCTTTTGATCTAGAAACCAAGATACAAGATTTGAATATTAAAGAGATATATTTTTTGCTTATTATCTCTTCCCTTAAACCAAATGCGAAGATCATTATTTTTGATGAAAGTATTGCTTATTTTTCTCAAAAAGAGGCTAGAGAATTTATTAAATTGCTTCAAGGCCTTAAAAAGGCAGGTATTACTTCTCTTTTTATTACGCATAGGGAGATTGGAGATGCTATAAAGTTTAGTGACGAATTTATTATTTTAAAAGATGGAAAATGTTTTAAAACAATAAATAAAGAACTAATACTTAGCAAGCTTGAAATTACTGCCGGTAATTTTATTACTACAAGTGTTAGGCGTGGTGGGCCAAACGAAGATTTTATAAAATTTAGTTTGTTTTTTGAGGATTTCTGGAAATATGATATTAGTTTTTCGTTAAAAAAAAGAGGGGTTTTAGGAATTATTGCAGAAGAGGCTGTAATAAAAACATGGGAAAAATTATTTTTAGGTGAAATTTCATTTGTGGGATGCATAAAAATTAATGGGTATAGATATGAACATATTAATTTTTATGAGATAAAGGCGGGTTTTTTGCCTTTGGGAATTGGTAATTTATTTGCTGATAATATGACTATATTGGATAATTTTTTATCCAAAATAATGAGTTTTGAAAATGAAGTGTTGATTAAGCAGTCTACTATTAATAAACTTAAGAGATTTTTAAAAAACGGTATGGGATATTGTGATAGCAAAATACTAAAGACTTTTTATTCTAAGCCTTTGGAGTTTTCATGTGGCACTTTAAAAAAACTTGCTCTTTGTAGAGAAAAATATATTACAAAGAGTTTTTTAATTTGTTTTTCGCCTCTTAGTAATTTAGACTATAGGGCATATAGAGAGACATCTAATTTTATTCGTAATTTTTCTAATGAGAAGCCTGTACTTTTGATTACTCCTAATTTGGATGAACTATTTCTTTTATCTGATGATGTTTTAGCAATCAAGGCTGGTGAGATTGTATTGAGAGAGAGCAGGGAATGTATTGACAAGACTATTTTAAAGGAAATGTTGTTTATATGA
- a CDS encoding BMP family ABC transporter substrate-binding protein, giving the protein MSRDLFLRIFCIFISLVCLFLFVYITFFKVREYKSSYSKKIALFIPGIISGSPSYKAMYDFLIEFRKNRIDIEVKLFEAGFNRHEWIELLEKLLNSKNYDFLITTNNVMQGIIDKISPNYPYTKFLLFDSLVKNTNPQVYSLSYNVAEEAYILGYYVGLFLKSSDFSNKNVALIAGQEYPVMNNYIFPYFKSGISEVIDSEVFFRTLGNWHDSNRGKVLSDSLILDSGVSVILPIVGIAIEGVLSSVREHGVFAVLFDGEDYLDNKENIIGSGITNQRFYLEKVLDKALKGEIKYGTYKILGFRDGGVSFNLLNKFYVEKTDLNLKKRLEEKIREINNTEIKINLE; this is encoded by the coding sequence GTGAGTAGAGATCTTTTTTTAAGAATTTTTTGTATTTTCATTTCATTAGTTTGTTTATTTCTATTTGTTTATATTACTTTTTTTAAAGTTAGAGAATATAAGTCTTCATATAGTAAGAAAATTGCATTGTTTATTCCTGGTATCATTAGTGGTTCTCCTTCTTATAAAGCAATGTATGACTTTTTAATTGAATTTAGAAAGAATAGGATTGATATTGAGGTTAAATTATTTGAAGCTGGTTTTAATCGACATGAATGGATAGAATTACTTGAAAAGTTATTAAATTCTAAAAATTATGATTTTTTGATAACGACAAATAACGTAATGCAAGGAATTATTGATAAAATTTCTCCAAATTATCCTTATACTAAATTTTTGCTTTTTGATTCTTTGGTTAAAAATACTAATCCCCAAGTATATTCGCTCTCTTATAATGTTGCAGAAGAAGCTTATATTTTGGGATATTATGTGGGTTTATTTTTAAAAAGTTCTGATTTTTCCAATAAGAATGTTGCCTTGATTGCTGGACAAGAATATCCTGTTATGAATAATTATATTTTTCCTTATTTTAAGAGTGGGATTAGTGAGGTGATAGATTCAGAAGTGTTCTTTAGAACTTTAGGAAATTGGCATGATAGCAATAGGGGAAAAGTTTTATCTGACTCTTTAATTTTAGATTCAGGGGTTTCTGTAATTCTTCCAATTGTGGGTATAGCGATTGAAGGAGTTCTTTCATCGGTTCGTGAACATGGTGTTTTTGCTGTTCTTTTTGATGGTGAAGATTATTTAGATAATAAGGAGAATATTATTGGTTCAGGTATTACAAATCAAAGGTTTTATTTAGAAAAAGTCTTAGATAAGGCTCTTAAAGGAGAGATTAAATATGGCACTTATAAGATTCTTGGTTTTAGAGATGGGGGAGTTTCATTTAATTTATTAAATAAGTTTTATGTAGAGAAGACTGATTTGAATCTTAAAAAAAGGCTTGAAGAAAAGATAAGAGAGATTAATAATACTGAGATCAAAATCAATTTAGAATGA
- a CDS encoding LysM peptidoglycan-binding domain-containing protein: MIKKSKLLFSILFVFALLLISCKTPPEDKKNSDSKISTTNAEDIKRNIDNIKNDVIKERGNLFYSKEFNEAENLEKEMHKQFEQDMIQKGNEIALKALERYRNIAKDTIEKKEKIKYLKENIEKYLNDAEANEAYIWIPLEIDEVNNLYFEATRKYKMYDIESALGMYSKAFNKAQQTAKKAKEARAFKETEERMYKQLKALEAASNLPIYSDNKLIKPSPWNGRALIKDKDERINLLDSQGETYLLGQIDALILAYEEESKEMKESDSSDSNKFKTLQLIEKARQLWEQGVEAKELNNLRLANELFLDSARYLKAYQSHASKELYIIKIGNTLWGISKKLYNDPYLWPKIWFANRQKIQNPDLIHENWKIIIPSK, encoded by the coding sequence ATGATAAAAAAAAGCAAGTTACTATTTTCAATACTATTTGTATTTGCTCTTCTCCTAATTTCATGTAAAACCCCTCCAGAAGATAAAAAAAATTCAGACTCCAAAATTTCAACTACAAATGCTGAAGATATAAAAAGAAACATTGACAACATAAAAAATGATGTAATAAAAGAAAGGGGCAATCTTTTTTATTCCAAGGAATTTAATGAAGCTGAAAATCTTGAAAAAGAGATGCACAAACAATTTGAACAGGATATGATTCAAAAAGGCAACGAAATTGCCCTAAAAGCATTAGAAAGGTATAGAAATATTGCAAAAGATACAATAGAAAAAAAAGAAAAAATAAAATACTTGAAAGAAAACATTGAAAAATATTTAAATGATGCTGAAGCTAATGAAGCATACATATGGATTCCATTAGAAATCGATGAGGTAAATAACTTATATTTCGAAGCAACAAGAAAATACAAGATGTACGATATCGAAAGTGCCCTTGGAATGTACAGTAAAGCATTTAACAAGGCACAACAAACTGCTAAAAAGGCAAAAGAAGCAAGGGCTTTTAAGGAAACGGAAGAGAGAATGTATAAACAACTAAAAGCACTGGAAGCTGCTTCTAATCTCCCTATTTACAGCGACAATAAACTTATTAAACCATCCCCATGGAATGGAAGAGCACTAATTAAAGATAAAGATGAACGTATAAATCTCCTAGACTCACAAGGTGAAACTTATTTACTTGGACAAATAGATGCACTAATACTGGCTTATGAAGAAGAATCTAAGGAAATGAAAGAATCAGATTCATCAGATTCAAATAAATTCAAAACACTCCAACTCATTGAGAAAGCCAGACAACTATGGGAACAAGGAGTTGAAGCTAAAGAGCTTAATAACCTTAGACTCGCAAATGAACTATTCTTAGATTCTGCAAGATATCTAAAAGCCTACCAAAGTCATGCCAGCAAGGAACTATATATAATTAAAATTGGAAACACCTTATGGGGCATTTCTAAGAAATTGTACAACGACCCCTATCTATGGCCAAAAATTTGGTTTGCAAACAGACAAAAAATACAAAATCCAGACTTAATACATGAAAATTGGAAAATAATAATCCCTTCTAAATAA
- a CDS encoding tetratricopeptide repeat protein translates to MKKLILLTNSLLISCYTAAHLDKQLTKETPHSIYLREAQKATSINDYKSALKVYEKMIENYKENESIVATGKYEIAFIYYVINKKDKAKNLFEELIQSNIQTPKWIIPLSKKIINKIQNQQKKP, encoded by the coding sequence ATGAAAAAATTAATATTATTAACAAATAGCCTACTTATCTCATGCTACACAGCAGCCCACTTGGACAAACAACTTACAAAAGAAACTCCTCACAGCATTTACTTAAGGGAAGCTCAAAAAGCAACAAGTATAAATGATTATAAATCTGCTCTAAAAGTATATGAAAAAATGATTGAAAATTACAAAGAAAATGAAAGCATCGTTGCCACAGGCAAGTATGAAATCGCATTCATATACTATGTGATAAATAAAAAAGACAAAGCAAAAAATCTTTTTGAAGAATTAATACAATCTAATATACAAACACCCAAATGGATCATCCCCTTATCTAAAAAGATAATAAATAAAATACAAAATCAACAAAAAAAACCATAA
- a CDS encoding VWA domain-containing protein — protein MKKAYFIISLFIVFNLFPSTDEHLSINIDDVYVEAHDDGFHLFIRKKPNIKSVILTESFEIPDKSKDISTYSFRTLEYNRINGDEIRILNGRVIQNRQLLSLTSSTPIQNRKFGEAFHILIPKKLRYGFPNFSTRSGDIDLEVLKKRKDPFWFSIRTFERKYNDYLGRYKDNAYELFFGDIQRESAIENDDLKKEFFRFADDVVVAQKGLDIVDKIKDVLGKLEDSFSDLDLVFVIDVTDSMKNHIEILREHLFDMVEPQLSRFRSYRVGFVFYKDYLEDFLTRSFDFNSKEYLSNVLEGISVGGGGDYPEAVFEGVNAAVTQFDWKADNRFILVLGNAPPHEYPRGPIVYEEVIRAAKEKDITIYGILIK, from the coding sequence ATGAAAAAAGCTTACTTTATTATTTCCTTATTCATTGTATTTAATTTGTTTCCTTCAACAGATGAGCACTTAAGTATTAATATTGATGATGTGTATGTTGAAGCTCATGATGATGGCTTTCATCTTTTTATTAGGAAAAAGCCAAATATTAAATCAGTTATTTTAACTGAATCTTTTGAAATACCAGATAAGAGTAAAGATATTTCTACTTATTCATTTAGAACATTAGAGTATAATAGGATTAATGGGGATGAGATTAGAATTTTAAATGGTAGAGTCATTCAAAATAGACAGCTCTTATCATTAACATCTTCTACACCTATTCAAAATAGAAAATTTGGAGAGGCTTTTCATATCTTAATACCTAAGAAATTGAGATATGGTTTTCCTAATTTTTCAACAAGAAGCGGTGATATTGATTTAGAAGTTCTAAAGAAAAGGAAAGATCCTTTTTGGTTTTCAATTAGAACTTTTGAGAGAAAATATAATGATTATTTAGGGCGATATAAGGATAATGCTTATGAGTTATTCTTTGGAGACATTCAACGAGAAAGTGCAATTGAGAATGATGATTTGAAAAAAGAATTTTTTAGGTTTGCTGATGATGTTGTAGTTGCACAAAAGGGTCTTGATATTGTTGATAAAATAAAAGATGTTTTAGGGAAATTAGAGGATTCGTTTTCTGATTTAGATCTTGTTTTTGTTATTGATGTTACTGATAGTATGAAAAATCATATTGAAATTTTAAGAGAACACCTTTTTGATATGGTAGAACCTCAACTAAGTCGGTTTAGATCTTATAGAGTGGGTTTTGTATTTTATAAGGATTATCTTGAGGATTTTTTAACAAGATCTTTTGATTTTAATAGTAAGGAATATTTAAGTAATGTGCTTGAGGGTATTAGTGTGGGTGGTGGTGGAGATTATCCTGAAGCAGTATTTGAGGGAGTTAATGCTGCTGTTACTCAGTTTGATTGGAAAGCAGATAATAGATTTATTCTTGTGTTGGGTAATGCCCCCCCTCATGAATATCCTAGAGGACCTATAGTTTATGAGGAGGTTATTAGAGCGGCCAAGGAAAAAGATATTACAATTTATGGAATATTAATTAAATAG